The Paeniglutamicibacter sulfureus genome includes a region encoding these proteins:
- a CDS encoding S-(hydroxymethyl)mycothiol dehydrogenase: MSQKVQAVIVRAKDAPVETVTIIVPDPGPGEVVVDVLTAGVCHTDLHYKLGGIGNDYPYLLGHESTAVVSQIGENVTNVAVGDRVILNWRAVCGQCRACAKGTPQYCFNTANATQKMTLEDGTELSPALGIGSFAQKTLVAAGQCTKVDEDVDAAAVGLLGCGVMAGIGAAMNTGEVKRGESVAVIGCGGVGIAAIAGAKLAGATTIVAVDLDDDKLAMAKNMGATHTVNSKTNDAVEGIKAATGGFGADVVIDAVGRPETYKQAFYARDLAGRVVLVGVPNPEMKLELPLLDVFGHGGSLKSSWYGDCLPSRDFPMLVEQYKLGRLDLDAFVTERIKLDDVEAAFTKMHEGKVLRSVVEL; this comes from the coding sequence ATGTCACAAAAAGTCCAGGCCGTTATCGTCCGCGCCAAGGATGCTCCCGTTGAGACGGTGACCATCATCGTTCCCGACCCGGGGCCCGGAGAGGTCGTCGTCGACGTACTGACCGCCGGTGTTTGCCACACCGACTTGCACTACAAGCTCGGCGGGATCGGCAACGACTACCCGTACCTGCTGGGCCACGAATCCACCGCGGTGGTCAGCCAGATCGGTGAGAACGTCACCAACGTCGCGGTGGGCGATCGCGTCATCCTGAACTGGCGGGCCGTCTGCGGCCAGTGCCGCGCGTGTGCCAAGGGCACCCCTCAGTACTGCTTCAACACCGCCAACGCCACCCAGAAGATGACCTTGGAGGACGGCACCGAGCTCTCGCCGGCCCTGGGCATCGGGTCCTTCGCCCAGAAGACCCTGGTCGCCGCGGGCCAGTGCACCAAGGTCGATGAGGACGTCGACGCCGCCGCCGTGGGCCTGCTGGGCTGCGGCGTGATGGCCGGCATCGGGGCGGCCATGAACACCGGCGAGGTCAAGCGCGGGGAATCCGTGGCAGTCATCGGTTGCGGCGGCGTCGGCATTGCCGCGATCGCCGGAGCCAAGCTGGCCGGCGCCACCACCATCGTGGCGGTGGACCTGGATGACGACAAGCTGGCCATGGCCAAGAACATGGGAGCCACGCACACCGTGAACTCCAAGACCAATGACGCCGTCGAGGGCATCAAGGCCGCCACCGGCGGCTTCGGCGCCGACGTGGTCATCGATGCGGTGGGCCGCCCGGAAACCTACAAGCAGGCGTTCTACGCCCGCGACCTCGCCGGACGCGTGGTACTGGTGGGTGTGCCGAACCCTGAGATGAAGCTGGAACTGCCGCTGCTGGATGTCTTTGGCCACGGCGGATCGCTGAAGTCCTCCTGGTACGGCGACTGCCTGCCGTCCCGCGACTTCCCGATGCTGGTCGAGCAGTACAAGCTCGGCCGCCTGGACCTGGACGCGTTTGTCACCGAACGCATCAAGCTGGACGACGTCGAGGCAGCCTTCACCAAGATGCACGAAGGCAAGGTCCTGCGTTCGGTGGTGGAACTCTAA
- a CDS encoding NmrA family transcriptional regulator, giving the protein MTNTNVLVLGGTGRTGSRIVGRLRDRGIPTRVASRRGGSPFLWDDRSTWDAALRGASAAYVCYSPDLAFPGVAEMIGEFADRARGLGVNRLVLLSGRGEEGARASEKAVQETAAEWTIIRSSWFAQNFSEHFLLGPTLRGRLVLPAGDVREPFIDIDDLAEIATAALIGDGHAGAVHEVTGPRLLSMHDVAAEISAAAGRNIEYAPSTAEEFVADVARDGVPHDDARPLAELFESILDGRNASVTADAESALGRPATDFADYARRTAASGIWNPHIESHA; this is encoded by the coding sequence ATGACCAATACAAATGTGCTTGTCCTCGGCGGTACCGGTCGCACCGGAAGCCGCATCGTTGGCCGCCTTCGCGACCGCGGCATCCCGACCCGTGTGGCCTCGCGGCGGGGTGGCAGTCCGTTCCTGTGGGACGACCGCTCAACCTGGGATGCCGCGCTGCGGGGGGCCTCGGCCGCCTATGTGTGCTATTCGCCGGACCTGGCCTTTCCCGGCGTGGCCGAAATGATCGGGGAATTCGCCGACCGGGCACGGGGCCTGGGGGTGAATCGCCTGGTGCTGCTCTCGGGCCGCGGGGAGGAGGGGGCCCGCGCCAGCGAGAAGGCGGTCCAGGAAACGGCGGCGGAGTGGACGATCATCCGCTCTTCGTGGTTCGCCCAGAACTTCAGTGAACACTTCCTCCTCGGCCCCACCCTGCGCGGACGGCTGGTGCTCCCCGCGGGGGATGTCCGCGAACCCTTCATCGACATCGATGACCTCGCCGAGATCGCGACCGCCGCGCTCATCGGGGACGGTCATGCCGGCGCCGTCCATGAGGTGACCGGTCCGCGCCTGTTGTCCATGCACGATGTTGCGGCCGAGATCTCCGCTGCCGCGGGACGAAACATCGAATATGCGCCAAGCACGGCGGAAGAGTTCGTTGCCGACGTCGCCCGCGACGGAGTGCCGCACGATGATGCCCGGCCGCTGGCCGAACTCTTCGAGTCGATCCTCGACGGGCGCAATGCCTCCGTCACCGCAGATGCGGAATCTGCCCTGGGCCGGCCCGCGACGGACTTCGCCGACTATGCCCGCCGAACTGCTGCCAGCGGAATCTGGAACCCACACATCGAGTCCCACGCGTGA
- a CDS encoding AraC family transcriptional regulator: MDPLTHLLDGPRARRAFALRVVMAPNWSINVQDRAPLTVIAMMSGNAWLEAGNERFELRQGDVAIVRGPDPYTVSDDPSRTPDVLIHPGQRCTSPSGRDLQTSMNHGIRTWGNASAGQTTMLIGTYETEAEIGAAVTTALPRIAVVPAGHVSPSLLGFLEGEITSDAPGQGSAIDRLLDVLLVHSIRAWAALHPDTARGWLAGGTDPLIALTLEFFHEFPAEAWNLESLAQRLNVSRATLAARFRAGVGEPPMTYLTNWRMLLASELLADPRLTAAQIAAKVGYGSPFALSTAFKRRFGVSPTRYRERTYLAHAAAPGPTPHGGNLPRPMEAARAVP, from the coding sequence ATGGATCCACTCACCCACCTGCTCGACGGCCCCCGGGCGCGCCGCGCCTTTGCCCTCCGCGTGGTCATGGCCCCGAACTGGTCCATCAACGTGCAGGACAGGGCGCCCTTGACTGTCATCGCCATGATGTCGGGCAATGCGTGGCTGGAAGCCGGGAATGAACGATTCGAATTGCGGCAGGGCGATGTGGCAATCGTTCGTGGCCCGGACCCCTACACGGTGTCGGATGATCCGTCCCGCACCCCGGATGTCCTCATCCATCCCGGCCAGCGGTGCACTTCCCCGTCCGGAAGGGATCTCCAAACGAGCATGAACCACGGGATACGCACCTGGGGCAACGCCTCTGCCGGGCAGACCACGATGCTGATCGGCACCTATGAAACCGAAGCGGAAATCGGCGCGGCGGTCACCACCGCCCTGCCCCGCATCGCCGTCGTTCCGGCCGGCCACGTCAGTCCGTCCCTGCTGGGGTTCCTGGAAGGTGAAATCACCAGCGACGCGCCGGGGCAAGGCAGCGCCATCGACCGACTGCTCGATGTGCTTCTGGTGCATTCGATCCGCGCGTGGGCGGCGCTCCATCCCGACACCGCACGTGGCTGGCTCGCCGGCGGCACGGATCCGCTGATCGCCCTGACCCTGGAATTTTTCCACGAATTCCCCGCCGAGGCCTGGAACCTTGAGTCCCTCGCTCAGCGCCTTAACGTGTCCCGCGCGACCCTTGCCGCCCGGTTTCGCGCCGGCGTCGGCGAACCACCGATGACCTACCTGACGAACTGGCGGATGCTGCTCGCCAGCGAGCTGCTCGCCGACCCGCGGCTGACCGCGGCGCAGATCGCCGCCAAGGTCGGCTACGGCAGCCCCTTCGCCCTGAGCACGGCCTTCAAGCGACGGTTCGGGGTGAGCCCCACCCGGTACCGGGAACGCACCTACCTTGCGCATGCCGCGGCGCCGGGCCCGACTCCGCACGGCGGCAACCTGCCCCGGCCAATGGAGGCCGCCCGGGCCGTCCCATAG
- a CDS encoding DapH/DapD/GlmU-related protein, which yields MELNDLLKELDAGRTITGDSPLHVLMHRVSQEALHITGELNSGYREPERVRELLAQLTGRPVDESVTLFPPFNADFGKNITLGKRIFINAGCKFQDQGGVRIGDDTLIGHNVVIATLNHDLAPSRRADMIPAPVVIGRNVWIGSNATILPGVHIGDDAVVAAASVVTKDVPAGAVVVGSPARVVRSVAD from the coding sequence ATGGAACTCAATGACCTCCTGAAGGAATTGGATGCGGGCCGCACCATCACGGGGGACTCGCCGTTGCATGTACTGATGCACCGGGTCAGCCAGGAAGCATTGCACATAACCGGTGAGCTCAACAGCGGCTACCGGGAGCCGGAGCGCGTTCGGGAGCTGCTTGCGCAGCTGACCGGAAGGCCGGTTGACGAATCCGTGACGCTCTTTCCGCCCTTCAACGCCGACTTCGGGAAAAACATCACCCTCGGAAAGCGGATCTTCATCAATGCCGGGTGCAAGTTCCAGGACCAGGGCGGGGTGAGGATCGGGGATGACACCCTCATCGGGCACAACGTGGTCATCGCGACGCTGAACCACGACCTTGCACCGAGCCGACGCGCGGACATGATCCCGGCACCTGTCGTGATCGGCAGGAATGTGTGGATCGGATCCAACGCGACCATCCTTCCGGGGGTGCACATCGGGGATGATGCCGTCGTCGCCGCAGCCTCGGTCGTCACCAAGGACGTGCCAGCAGGAGCCGTTGTGGTGGGATCGCCCGCAAGGGTGGTGCGCTCGGTGGCCGACTGA
- a CDS encoding helix-turn-helix domain-containing protein, with the protein MKPYELEVLTALRRAKDMIDRDYAKPLDVPTMAAKAMMSPAHFSRQFKATYGQSPYAYMMTRRIERSMALLRSGMSVTDACMEVGCTSLGSFSTSFTQITGESPSGYRNREHTAVEAMPACIAKSVTRPKSTRVQRY; encoded by the coding sequence ATGAAGCCGTACGAGCTCGAGGTGCTCACCGCGCTGCGCCGCGCCAAGGACATGATCGACCGCGACTACGCGAAGCCCCTTGACGTCCCCACCATGGCGGCCAAGGCCATGATGTCCCCGGCGCACTTCTCCCGGCAGTTCAAGGCCACCTACGGGCAGAGCCCCTACGCCTACATGATGACCCGGCGCATCGAGCGTTCCATGGCGTTGCTCAGGTCCGGGATGAGCGTCACCGATGCCTGCATGGAGGTGGGGTGTACCTCTCTGGGATCCTTCAGCACCAGCTTCACCCAGATCACGGGCGAAAGTCCCAGCGGATACCGGAACCGGGAACATACCGCGGTGGAAGCCATGCCTGCCTGCATTGCCAAGTCCGTGACCCGCCCCAAGAGCACCAGGGTCCAGCGGTACTAG
- a CDS encoding MBL fold metallo-hydrolase, translating into MSAQIENLVTSGTFSLDGGTWDVDNNVWIIGDENEVFVIDPAHEPSKIKQAVGNRAVKAVLLTHGHDDHIRYARAFADLVEAPIHLNPADTMLWEAIFPGTTADHEINDGDTFEVAGTTLVALHTPGHSPGSTCFYAESLGTLFSGDTLFNGGPGATGRSYSSFETIIDSIRERLLALPATTVVNTGHGDATTIGAEAPNLDEWIKRGN; encoded by the coding sequence ATGAGCGCGCAGATTGAAAACCTGGTCACCTCCGGTACCTTCTCCCTGGACGGGGGAACCTGGGACGTGGACAACAACGTGTGGATCATCGGGGACGAGAACGAGGTCTTCGTCATCGACCCCGCCCACGAGCCGTCCAAGATCAAGCAGGCCGTCGGCAACCGCGCGGTCAAGGCCGTGTTGCTGACCCACGGGCACGACGACCACATCCGCTATGCCCGTGCGTTCGCCGATCTGGTCGAGGCACCGATCCACCTGAACCCCGCCGACACGATGCTTTGGGAAGCGATTTTCCCCGGCACCACGGCGGATCACGAGATCAATGACGGGGACACCTTCGAGGTTGCCGGGACCACCCTGGTGGCGCTGCACACCCCCGGGCACTCCCCCGGATCGACCTGCTTCTACGCCGAGTCGTTGGGAACCCTGTTCTCCGGCGACACGCTGTTCAACGGCGGACCGGGCGCCACCGGGCGCAGCTATTCGAGCTTCGAGACGATCATCGACTCGATCCGCGAACGCCTGCTCGCCCTGCCGGCCACCACCGTGGTGAACACCGGGCACGGGGATGCCACCACCATCGGCGCCGAGGCACCAAACCTGGACGAATGGATCAAGCGCGGTAACTAA
- a CDS encoding SOS response-associated peptidase has translation MCGRFVMAKAIGDLVAEAEAEADANLELRQSWNVAPTTDVPIVLERLVEGAVRRQVHVAKWGLVPGWAKDPSVGVRAFNARSETVVEKPTFRSAVASRRCAVPAEGYYEWLAGDSPKAKKRPFYVHPADDSLIFFAGLYEWWKDPSKDDGDPERWLLSTTILTAPSPEADSELPVLQELHGLHDRLPIPLAKDSLAEWLDPENNNAVELVEMVRAGAATVASSWELREVDPAVGNVRNDGPELIETHSGLF, from the coding sequence ATGTGCGGACGATTTGTGATGGCCAAGGCAATTGGCGACCTGGTGGCCGAAGCGGAGGCCGAGGCGGATGCGAACCTGGAACTGCGGCAATCCTGGAACGTTGCCCCGACCACCGACGTGCCGATCGTGCTCGAGCGGCTCGTCGAGGGGGCGGTGCGCCGGCAGGTGCATGTGGCCAAGTGGGGTCTGGTGCCGGGGTGGGCGAAGGACCCCTCCGTGGGAGTGCGCGCCTTCAATGCCCGCAGCGAGACCGTGGTCGAGAAACCGACCTTCCGGTCCGCGGTGGCCTCCAGGCGTTGCGCGGTGCCGGCCGAGGGCTATTACGAATGGCTGGCCGGGGACAGCCCCAAGGCCAAGAAGCGCCCGTTCTATGTGCATCCTGCCGACGACTCGCTGATCTTCTTTGCCGGGCTCTATGAATGGTGGAAGGACCCGTCCAAGGACGACGGGGACCCCGAGCGGTGGCTGCTCTCCACCACGATCCTCACCGCACCCTCCCCGGAAGCGGACTCGGAGTTGCCGGTCCTGCAGGAATTGCATGGTCTGCACGACAGGTTGCCCATCCCGCTGGCCAAGGATTCGCTGGCCGAATGGCTGGACCCGGAAAACAACAACGCCGTCGAGCTGGTGGAGATGGTGCGCGCCGGGGCCGCGACGGTGGCCTCGAGCTGGGAGCTGCGCGAGGTCGATCCGGCGGTGGGCAACGTGCGCAACGACGGGCCCGAACTCATCGAGACGCACTCGGGACTTTTCTAG
- a CDS encoding VOC family protein, whose amino-acid sequence MDISLQYSHITVNDVDEAIPFYRDGLGLRVENDVASGEHRWVTLASDTQPGLGIVLSDPHAGRSEADGNAMQELLTKGVLPMTVFSTSDLDGLFEQVRATGAEVLQEPIDQPWGPKDCAFRDPSGNMIRLSQR is encoded by the coding sequence ATGGATATTTCACTGCAATACTCACACATCACCGTCAACGACGTCGACGAAGCGATCCCGTTCTACCGCGACGGGCTGGGCCTGAGGGTGGAGAACGACGTGGCCTCGGGCGAGCACCGCTGGGTCACCCTGGCCTCGGACACCCAGCCGGGGCTCGGAATCGTGCTCTCGGACCCGCACGCGGGGCGCTCGGAAGCCGACGGCAACGCCATGCAGGAGCTGCTCACCAAGGGTGTGCTGCCGATGACGGTCTTCAGCACCAGCGACCTTGACGGACTCTTCGAGCAGGTTCGCGCCACCGGGGCCGAGGTCCTCCAGGAACCCATTGACCAGCCGTGGGGCCCGAAGGACTGCGCGTTCAGGGATCCCTCCGGCAACATGATCCGCCTTTCCCAGCGCTAG
- a CDS encoding glutaredoxin domain-containing protein encodes MSENIKLAPYIPEAGAVTMFTTSWCGYCRNLKRLMDAKGIGYTEVNIEEVEGTAELVEAFNGGNQTVPTLIFPDGTAATNPRIEEVLERV; translated from the coding sequence ATGAGCGAAAATATAAAACTTGCCCCGTACATTCCCGAAGCCGGTGCCGTCACGATGTTCACCACCTCGTGGTGCGGCTACTGCCGGAACCTCAAGCGCCTCATGGATGCCAAGGGGATCGGCTACACCGAGGTAAACATCGAGGAAGTGGAGGGGACCGCCGAGCTGGTGGAGGCCTTCAACGGCGGCAACCAGACCGTGCCGACCTTGATTTTCCCCGACGGAACCGCCGCAACAAATCCGCGGATAGAGGAAGTGCTCGAGCGCGTCTAG
- a CDS encoding winged helix-turn-helix domain-containing protein, whose product MDITDPKAMRALAHPLRIRLLEVVAAHGPITAARASGYVDESPSNCSFHLRTLAQHGYIERASEATGRDKPWQITDITQNLGRDQTGQEAQTAAVALGEMLQTWEFERIRAGRRLPLPDGWKGHLFEAGSTLFLTPEEADAISESYRQLIAPYLGRITDPAQRPADAAPVRVFMATTLAHDLMAKEADS is encoded by the coding sequence ATGGACATCACCGATCCCAAGGCCATGCGGGCTCTGGCGCATCCCCTGCGCATCCGGCTTCTTGAGGTGGTTGCCGCCCACGGCCCGATCACCGCCGCCCGCGCCAGCGGGTACGTCGATGAGAGCCCGTCCAACTGCTCATTCCACCTGCGCACCCTGGCCCAACACGGCTACATCGAACGGGCATCCGAGGCCACCGGACGCGACAAGCCGTGGCAGATCACTGACATCACGCAAAATCTGGGAAGGGACCAGACCGGGCAAGAGGCGCAAACGGCCGCCGTCGCGCTGGGTGAGATGCTGCAGACCTGGGAATTCGAACGCATACGCGCCGGCAGGCGCCTCCCGCTGCCCGATGGCTGGAAGGGACACCTGTTCGAGGCCGGTTCAACCCTGTTCCTCACCCCGGAAGAAGCCGACGCCATCTCGGAAAGCTACCGACAACTTATTGCCCCCTACCTCGGGCGCATCACCGACCCGGCACAGCGGCCGGCGGACGCCGCCCCCGTCCGAGTCTTCATGGCCACGACCCTGGCCCACGACCTCATGGCCAAGGAAGCGGATTCTTGA
- a CDS encoding MFS transporter, with product MKALLSIPMFRRFTGAWTIGNLADSALFLTLSIWVKDISGSSSAAGLVFLALGLPIVFSPLIGALADRLPRRRLLILGNAVSGAGALLLLLVTGPGDLWLIYAVAFIYGLLGILNGAAQSGLVRDMLSDEHLDSANGLLSTIDQGLRIFTPLLGAALYTLWGGSALALSVAGALALTAVLLLTVSVQESAPEPASERGGFWHEHSAGFRHLNGVPLLWRMVLVTAVALGVIGLFDSALFELIDKGLGREPGFFGVLMSLQGAGSILGGLTAAILLRRVGPGRAVGLGLALIGLAAFGATADLVPFVARHELLTAVVIPALFLAGVGIPWIFVALVTTRQRLTPARLQGRAAAATNLVLNVPQLASIAAGALLVSVVDYRWLMLIAGLVIAGCAWSMLRSRREPEPAAEEPAAVDGAM from the coding sequence TTGAAAGCCCTGCTCTCCATCCCGATGTTCCGCAGGTTCACCGGCGCGTGGACCATCGGAAACCTTGCCGACAGTGCCTTGTTCCTGACGCTGTCCATCTGGGTCAAGGACATCTCCGGCTCATCCAGCGCCGCAGGCCTGGTCTTCCTGGCGTTGGGACTACCCATCGTGTTTTCCCCGCTGATCGGCGCGCTCGCCGACAGGCTCCCCCGCCGCAGGCTGCTGATTCTTGGAAACGCTGTTTCCGGCGCCGGCGCGTTGCTGCTCCTGCTGGTCACTGGCCCCGGCGATCTCTGGCTGATCTATGCGGTGGCCTTCATCTACGGGTTGTTGGGGATCCTCAATGGAGCCGCGCAATCAGGGTTGGTGCGCGACATGCTCAGCGACGAACACCTGGACAGCGCCAACGGGCTGCTGTCCACCATCGACCAGGGGTTGCGAATCTTCACGCCACTGCTGGGCGCCGCGCTCTACACGCTGTGGGGCGGCAGCGCGCTGGCCCTGAGTGTCGCCGGCGCCCTGGCGCTCACCGCGGTGCTGCTACTCACGGTGTCGGTGCAGGAATCAGCCCCGGAACCGGCCTCCGAACGCGGCGGCTTCTGGCACGAGCACTCCGCCGGCTTCCGCCACCTGAACGGCGTGCCGCTCCTGTGGCGCATGGTTCTCGTCACGGCCGTGGCCCTGGGCGTCATCGGCCTCTTCGACTCGGCGCTCTTCGAACTCATCGACAAGGGGCTGGGCCGGGAACCGGGATTCTTCGGGGTGCTCATGAGCCTGCAGGGAGCCGGAAGCATCCTGGGCGGCCTCACGGCGGCAATCCTTCTGCGCAGGGTGGGCCCCGGACGGGCGGTCGGCCTCGGGTTGGCGTTGATCGGGCTTGCCGCCTTTGGCGCCACGGCGGACCTGGTGCCGTTTGTCGCCCGCCACGAGCTGCTGACGGCGGTCGTGATCCCCGCACTCTTCCTGGCCGGGGTGGGCATCCCGTGGATCTTTGTTGCACTCGTGACCACCCGCCAACGGCTGACCCCTGCCCGATTGCAGGGCAGGGCGGCCGCGGCAACCAACCTGGTGCTCAACGTCCCGCAACTGGCTTCCATCGCGGCGGGCGCGTTGCTGGTGTCGGTCGTGGATTATCGCTGGCTGATGCTCATTGCCGGGCTGGTGATAGCCGGCTGCGCCTGGTCCATGCTGAGGAGCCGACGAGAACCCGAGCCGGCTGCGGAAGAGCCGGCTGCGGTCGACGGAGCCATGTAG
- a CDS encoding helix-turn-helix transcriptional regulator, producing the protein MESSDRLRDRWLDTAAGILQESDPGIARQQLHEALLDSFRAFAAVRAPLAMNGGIGGPSIFGQYAALDTSDWPLAVERAGSDHPVFAYHNTTGDPTPVTLRQAAERGWPVSEFAASMIDRLGLSTHQLSLPLATIGPESATYGFVSDGAYLERDQESARSIQPIVRGLDAHIRMLESLLTAPVSAPKHPLTAREQLVLALVAQGCTANGIAARLCVSPRTIHKHQENLYRKLGAVDRLSAVLRAQECGLLPQRPDGSYDFPGYHAGKMLELL; encoded by the coding sequence ATGGAGAGCTCCGACCGGTTGCGGGACCGATGGCTCGATACTGCCGCCGGGATCCTACAGGAAAGCGACCCGGGGATTGCCCGTCAACAATTGCACGAGGCTCTGCTGGATTCGTTCCGCGCCTTCGCGGCGGTCCGTGCGCCGTTGGCCATGAACGGCGGAATCGGCGGGCCATCCATCTTCGGCCAGTACGCGGCGCTTGACACCTCGGACTGGCCACTGGCGGTGGAACGGGCCGGTAGTGACCACCCGGTGTTCGCCTACCACAACACCACCGGCGACCCCACGCCGGTGACGCTTCGCCAGGCAGCGGAGCGAGGCTGGCCGGTCTCCGAGTTCGCAGCATCCATGATCGACCGGCTAGGTCTCAGCACCCACCAACTCTCACTGCCGCTGGCCACCATCGGGCCGGAATCCGCAACCTACGGATTTGTCAGCGACGGCGCCTACCTTGAGCGCGACCAAGAGTCTGCCCGATCCATCCAGCCGATTGTTCGCGGCCTGGATGCACACATCCGCATGCTCGAGTCGTTGTTGACCGCACCGGTGTCCGCACCAAAGCACCCGCTGACCGCGCGCGAACAGCTGGTTCTGGCCCTGGTTGCCCAGGGGTGCACGGCAAATGGCATCGCTGCCCGTCTCTGTGTATCACCGCGCACGATCCACAAGCACCAAGAGAACCTATATAGAAAGCTGGGCGCGGTGGACCGTCTGTCGGCGGTCCTCCGCGCCCAGGAATGCGGGTTGCTCCCCCAGCGGCCCGACGGTTCCTACGATTTTCCCGGCTACCACGCCGGGAAAATGTTGGAGTTGTTGTAG
- a CDS encoding exodeoxyribonuclease VII large subunit, which produces MNNPLDFPPETISAGDLSKFIQDSIKGRVYSITGECKDARQWPDSSWNFDLVTKDAVTGSVHFLPCRIWPDGQKRIDKGFTEGGSSLEKVLTDGMSLTVRGETRMWNNRLQLRTLEISSPSIRNGQFHRDQMELLTRFRDRYPGRPRLHLEHDLVHIDSTSGVPVPHANLERVMVIAPENARGTNDFKRQLVRHHSQRSKITYQAITWSTDKAPDRLRSLIHSAHEHRYGMIVLLRGGGHWSELQVFDDEIVAGLIAASEVPVITAIGHKDDVFLADRVARASFVAPSAAASAISKSHDMQFSNRLKAKAEQKAASSLAHLQEITKQLADARTELDSTNNKCLTLRSEAATLDGRYKHDLLEMARRRVRGYSRLATGLTVGLAVAVFFGASGLLDFFGVEPTFPAVLITRCTAIVVAWIITWRLDIARERIKWPAAKPLRVPLTESEWMSEIKTVRTVHRLRKLQRHPPFSAKEAEV; this is translated from the coding sequence ATGAACAATCCACTTGATTTTCCGCCCGAAACAATATCCGCGGGAGACCTCAGCAAGTTCATTCAAGATTCGATTAAGGGGAGGGTTTACTCGATCACCGGAGAATGCAAGGATGCACGACAGTGGCCGGACTCCTCCTGGAATTTCGATCTGGTCACCAAGGATGCAGTCACCGGGAGCGTCCACTTCCTTCCATGTCGAATATGGCCTGACGGACAAAAACGCATTGACAAAGGCTTCACCGAAGGCGGTTCATCCCTCGAGAAGGTGTTGACCGACGGAATGAGCTTGACAGTACGAGGCGAAACCCGGATGTGGAACAACCGACTCCAACTGCGAACTCTCGAAATCAGTTCACCCTCCATACGCAACGGCCAGTTCCATCGCGACCAGATGGAACTGCTTACACGATTCAGGGACCGCTATCCCGGCCGTCCTCGTCTTCACCTCGAGCACGATCTGGTCCATATCGATTCGACCTCCGGAGTTCCCGTCCCGCATGCCAATCTTGAACGGGTAATGGTCATTGCTCCCGAGAACGCCCGTGGGACAAATGATTTCAAACGCCAACTGGTGCGCCACCACTCCCAGCGCTCAAAAATCACATACCAAGCGATAACGTGGAGCACGGACAAGGCACCGGACCGTTTGCGCTCGCTGATCCATTCAGCTCATGAACACCGTTATGGAATGATCGTTCTGCTGCGCGGAGGAGGACATTGGTCCGAGCTGCAGGTGTTTGACGATGAAATTGTCGCTGGACTGATTGCCGCCTCCGAAGTTCCCGTTATTACGGCCATTGGCCACAAGGACGATGTCTTCCTGGCAGATCGGGTGGCGCGGGCATCATTCGTGGCACCGAGTGCGGCAGCTTCAGCAATATCCAAGTCGCACGATATGCAATTCAGTAATAGATTGAAAGCCAAGGCTGAGCAAAAGGCAGCAAGTTCCCTGGCCCACCTTCAAGAAATCACGAAGCAGCTTGCCGACGCACGAACGGAACTGGATTCAACCAACAACAAGTGCCTTACCTTGCGTAGCGAAGCCGCAACGCTTGATGGCCGTTACAAACATGATCTTCTGGAGATGGCGCGGCGACGGGTACGGGGATATTCGCGGCTTGCCACTGGTCTCACTGTGGGCTTGGCTGTTGCCGTTTTCTTTGGGGCAAGCGGACTTCTGGACTTTTTTGGAGTGGAACCGACGTTTCCAGCTGTCCTGATAACCCGGTGTACGGCAATCGTGGTGGCTTGGATCATCACTTGGAGGCTCGATATCGCGCGAGAGAGGATCAAGTGGCCTGCAGCAAAGCCCCTGCGCGTCCCGCTTACGGAGTCGGAGTGGATGTCGGAGATCAAGACGGTCCGCACCGTCCACCGTCTGCGGAAACTTCAGCGTCACCCGCCGTTCAGCGCGAAGGAAGCTGAAGTCTAG